The following are encoded in a window of Rissa tridactyla isolate bRisTri1 chromosome 3, bRisTri1.patW.cur.20221130, whole genome shotgun sequence genomic DNA:
- the TAF1A gene encoding TATA box-binding protein-associated factor RNA polymerase I subunit A: protein MDGFLEEEEEEAAVAATKKKAAVGSALLPALHLPFLPPHLYQPASSHEYKLNFKKSKEMCLSYIQDAMLQKQWKKAAEFLTFYIESLEKDFSTEYVSPSEMIWRIGTEILCHHSRSSMKEFNSFTEQMKSLGVKRYLKVCLEHTFHLLCNGLIDEAYQNLSLSESWRFGEQTVIQDKEMKLIKAYKGLLDYYNWSKQKNILLEHGQDGFEDLSVEQEMHSYFRKAAVNLKEIIKIPGVWDLFVKCYVDLLEFYGDHNEARQVLNEYAYNSKFPANPNAHVYLYQFLKRHGESKKSLVSALKILHEVVPSHELMIDFNIMLQKSKKRKRRRLGLEVIFAVLDYAGWKENVKAWSCLAKQVKQIVISEKHLDWIQQEWNSRKDWWPAFHFSRYSAKRNWQENESLSYEKALVAGILLGKGCKYFKYVSHQGCKAQVKRFRILKKFVNKHNPVYLRISGLSDCSVQP, encoded by the exons ATGGACGGCttcctggaagaggaggaggaggaagcagcggTAGCGGCGACGAAGAAGAAGGCGGCGGTGGGGAGCGCCCTGCTGCCGGCCCTGCACCTTCCCTTCCTGCCGCCGCACCTCTACCAGCCGG catCTTCTCATGAATACAAGTTAAACTTCAAGAAGAGCAAGGAAATGTGTTTAAGTTACATTCAGGATGCCATGCTacaaaagcagtggaaaaaggCTGCAGAGTTTCTGACCTTCTATATTGAGTCACTAGAGAAGGACTTTTCCACAGAATACGTGAGTCCATCTGAG ATGATTTGGAGAATAGGAACTGAAATTCTGTGCCATCATTCCCGTAGCAGCATGAAAGAGTTCAACTCTTTCACAGAACAGATGAAATCTTTAGGAGTAAAAAGGTATTTGAAG GTTTGTTTAGAGCACACCTTTCATCTCCTTTGTAATGGACTAATAGATGAAGCTTACCAAAACCTATCCTTGTCAGAAAGTTGGAGGTTTGGAGAGCAAACAGTCATTCAGGATAAAGAAATGAAACTGATTAAGGCTTACAAGGGACTGTTGGACTACTATAACTGGTCTAAGCAGAAGAACATCCTGTTAGAGCATG GTCAGGATGGATTTGAAGACTTGTCTGTTGAACAGGAAATGCACAGTTACTTTCGGAAGGCAGCAGTGAACTTAAAGGAGATCATTAAAATACCCGGAGTCTGGGATCTCTTTGTGAAATGCTATGTGGAT TTGTTGGAGTTCTACGGAGACCATAATGAAGCCCGCCAAGTATTAAATGAATATGCCTACAACTCAAAGTTTCCTGCTAATCCCAACGCTCATGTTTACCTCTATCAGTTCCTGAAGAGACATGGTGAATCAAAGAAATCACTCGTATCTGCACTCAAG atcttgCATGAGGTTGTTCCTTCTCATGAACTAATGATAGATTTTAATATCATGCTTCAAAAATCAA agaaaagaaaaagacgtCGCCTGGGGCTAGAAGTTATTTTTGCAGTCTTGGATTATGCTGGCTGgaaggaaaatgtaaaagcatGGAGCTGTTTGGCAAAACAAGTGAAACAAATTGTAAT CTCTGAGAAGCATCTTGACTGGATCCAGCAAGAGTGGAACTCCAGAAAGGACTGGTGGCCAGCCTTCCATTTTAGCCGTTACTCGGCAAAAAGGAATTGGCAGGAAAATGAAAGCCTTTCATATGAAAAAGCTCTGGTAGCTGGAATCTTGCTGGGAAAGG gtTGCAAGTACTTTAAATATGTATCACACCAAGGCTGCAAGGCTCAGGTGAAAAGGTTTCGAATCCTGAAGAAATTTGTGAATAAGCACAATCCTGTCTACCTGAGAATATCTGGTCTTTCAGATTGCTCTGTACAACCTTGA